CTGTCGCCGCCAAAGACAATAACGCGGACTTCCTTTGTCGTCGTTTTTTGCTTGCCAGGATAAACGCGGATGACTATAGTCTGCGTTATCGAACAGGCAGCGAGTTGACCCATGGCACACATCACCAGCAGCGTTGAATACGGCATCCACTGCCTGCTTTGGCTGTCCGGTTCGGCCGGGGTCGCCTTGAGCAGCCGGGACTTGGCCGAGTTGCAGGGCGTCTCGCCGAGCTTCCTCGCCAAGATCTTCCCCAAGCTGGAAAAGGCCGGCATCGTGGTGGCGAGCGAAGGTGTGCGCGGTGGCTATCGCCTCGCCAAGCCGGCGGCGGAGATTACCTTTCTCGATGTCGTCGATGCGATCGAGGGCGAAAAGCCGCTGTTCGAATGCCAGAATATCCGCACGCGCTGCGCCGTGTTCGACGGTGAAG
The genomic region above belongs to Dongia rigui and contains:
- a CDS encoding RrF2 family transcriptional regulator, whose product is MAHITSSVEYGIHCLLWLSGSAGVALSSRDLAELQGVSPSFLAKIFPKLEKAGIVVASEGVRGGYRLAKPAAEITFLDVVDAIEGEKPLFECQNIRTRCAVFDGEAPNWACEGVCGVHGVMLQAEKAMRDALAKKSLADVGTAFMRKAPESFGTDVGNWIDDRVKGRKPGRTPKNPGPPG